In a genomic window of Fibrobacter sp.:
- a CDS encoding cyanophycin synthetase, with the protein MQSAGIEYLESRLMFGMVPGLESTRALCDALGNPEKKFKSIHVVGTNGKGSTSYYLAGILKAHGLKTGLYVSPHLVNLRERIRIDDVQIPAAVLDRLLLQVKSAAQSVSRERIAAGGVALEPTFFEVLTLVAFLYYAESGIDVAVLEAGMGGRLDSTAVAGGEIAVVTSIGLEHTEVLGPTESAILREKMGVAGDTRERACGKTFIVGGISGALLEEAREYASELGCNCVVPEICEDVRLPNLGHHYIENASLSLAAAELFLNSLDGAHPVVFNPELARTVLKSRSWAGRMQVLAGPDGRARVILDGAHNSHAVRRLVETLCEYYPNAKFHCLFGALKDKDVGEMLKMMAPHVSHWHITKTPYPRFRELSDLRAEMEALHLRVSSEGMLSRGHLEQVLRGCSMDIRNDGLPLLITGSLYMLGACIEILKDDFAELAFFRGMDPSTNEHR; encoded by the coding sequence ATGCAATCTGCTGGAATTGAATATCTGGAATCGCGCCTGATGTTCGGGATGGTTCCCGGACTCGAATCGACGCGCGCGCTTTGCGATGCACTCGGTAATCCCGAAAAAAAGTTCAAGTCAATCCATGTGGTCGGTACCAACGGGAAGGGCTCCACGAGTTACTATCTGGCGGGTATCTTAAAGGCGCATGGACTCAAGACGGGACTGTACGTGAGCCCGCATCTGGTGAACCTGCGGGAACGAATCCGTATCGATGACGTGCAGATTCCTGCTGCGGTTCTGGACCGCCTGCTGTTGCAAGTGAAATCTGCTGCGCAGTCCGTGTCGAGGGAGCGCATCGCCGCGGGTGGTGTCGCGCTGGAACCCACCTTTTTTGAGGTGCTCACGCTTGTCGCTTTCTTGTACTATGCTGAAAGCGGAATCGATGTCGCCGTGCTCGAGGCGGGTATGGGCGGCAGGCTCGATAGCACAGCTGTCGCTGGCGGTGAAATCGCGGTCGTGACGAGCATCGGGCTGGAGCATACGGAAGTGCTTGGGCCTACGGAGTCCGCCATTCTTCGCGAGAAGATGGGTGTCGCGGGCGATACGCGCGAACGCGCCTGCGGGAAGACGTTTATCGTTGGCGGCATTTCGGGCGCATTGCTCGAAGAAGCGCGTGAATACGCCTCGGAACTCGGGTGCAATTGCGTTGTTCCCGAAATATGCGAGGATGTTCGGCTCCCGAATCTCGGGCACCACTATATCGAGAATGCGAGCCTCTCGCTTGCGGCCGCGGAATTGTTCCTGAATTCTTTAGATGGCGCGCATCCCGTGGTTTTCAATCCGGAACTTGCCCGCACCGTGCTGAAGTCGCGCTCGTGGGCGGGGCGCATGCAGGTGCTCGCGGGCCCGGACGGCAGGGCGCGTGTCATTCTGGATGGGGCGCACAATTCGCATGCGGTACGCCGTCTGGTCGAAACCTTGTGCGAATACTACCCGAATGCAAAATTCCATTGCCTGTTCGGCGCCCTCAAGGACAAGGACGTGGGCGAAATGCTCAAGATGATGGCCCCGCACGTTTCGCACTGGCATATCACCAAGACGCCGTACCCGCGTTTCCGTGAACTCTCGGACTTGCGCGCCGAAATGGAAGCGCTCCACCTTCGCGTATCAAGCGAGGGCATGCTTTCCCGCGGTCACTTGGAGCAGGTTTTGCGCGGGTGCAGCATGGACATCCGTAACGACGGCCTGCCGCTTTTGATAACGGGAAGCCTCTACATGCTTGGCGCCTGCATCGAAATATTGAAGGACGATTTCGCGGAACTCGCTTTCTTTAGGGGCATGGATCCCTCGACAAACGAGCACCGCTGA
- a CDS encoding tetratricopeptide repeat protein has translation MAVTLDTLKKSIGKKKAKSMAFAWLADYENMAGDVDNALARVDAGLQMYPGDIPGMLVRSKILFQKGRFKECIKECEKVLEKEPFCLSAQKRMGEAYEQMENLDERNRCFRRVHDMDPLDMFWKEEYETVSDTAAVAGAVAGAAAAEALGDADFSMPDFADMGEPQAQESAEAAALSTAEQKPAEDDSPFSKSLDMNLDAPAEDFGSRSSSPFSASLGGDDEDPFAALAALGGDDNSVEESAMDSLQQSLNTALSEASAEAASQNDIPAGEEISGHDVGSAFADLFGEEDDLDSLGGGSSQPAFTPAKPAAPAEPVNASPFTQFDLPSTLEDEPQQPEPAPAKSVFGNEIEDKPQSVDSAFNDIFGEDELPEELPPSAPAAPAAPQQKVNLDTWNPEPADAGGLFQKSASADMGFGASEDSLTLEEPAPEVKPEKTLDLPAEDPADKPQSLDSAFADIFGEDELPEEQPAAKPAEKPAIEESMLSLDEPAPAKAEVSDELDLSGWAPGGNVADEPAAEVPAVEPIAVEPVVEPAPAAAPEAPAAEAKSAFDGEGFGIDKAFDELFAEKDELPDESAAKTAAVPTSDKVSAVGVAEKPAQNVAIEKEELDREMGAAFSSLFADEDKFVPEDKPAVEAPTQEDTGAKIEEAPLADVALEADLDKSFNNLFGEDSLPDESAAKTSAPAVNATVAPAAPAADPIPELSSRSSDLESLESEFSGAFKQLFNTDDDSLDEKPVPPSNKGVDFLMSGDSDDEVSAGLVTDPTAPLDKLPPDIDESLNTPTLAEIYFEQGLYGKALDIYQDLARKEPGNKAIAQRLAEIEAAYQNRFGGGINGRS, from the coding sequence ATGGCTGTTACACTGGATACCCTGAAAAAGTCCATCGGCAAGAAGAAGGCCAAGTCCATGGCCTTCGCCTGGCTGGCGGACTACGAAAACATGGCTGGCGATGTGGATAACGCGCTCGCGCGTGTCGATGCCGGCTTGCAGATGTATCCCGGCGATATCCCGGGTATGCTGGTCCGCTCCAAGATCTTGTTCCAGAAGGGACGCTTCAAGGAATGTATCAAGGAATGCGAAAAGGTCCTTGAGAAGGAGCCGTTCTGCCTTTCTGCGCAAAAGCGCATGGGCGAGGCCTACGAACAGATGGAAAACCTCGATGAACGCAATCGTTGCTTCCGTCGTGTACACGACATGGATCCGCTCGATATGTTCTGGAAGGAAGAGTACGAAACCGTCTCGGATACCGCTGCCGTAGCCGGTGCCGTGGCTGGCGCTGCCGCCGCCGAGGCTCTGGGCGATGCCGATTTCTCTATGCCCGACTTTGCCGACATGGGCGAACCGCAGGCGCAGGAATCGGCTGAGGCTGCAGCTCTCAGTACTGCTGAGCAGAAGCCCGCCGAGGATGATTCCCCGTTCTCGAAGTCTCTGGATATGAACCTCGACGCTCCTGCCGAAGATTTCGGAAGCCGGAGCTCATCTCCGTTCTCCGCATCGCTTGGTGGCGATGACGAAGATCCGTTTGCCGCGCTCGCCGCCCTGGGTGGCGATGACAATTCCGTCGAGGAATCGGCGATGGATTCGCTGCAGCAGTCCCTGAATACCGCCCTTTCCGAGGCCAGTGCCGAGGCGGCATCCCAGAATGATATCCCTGCCGGTGAAGAAATTTCGGGCCACGACGTGGGCTCTGCGTTTGCCGACCTGTTCGGCGAAGAAGACGATCTGGATTCTCTGGGTGGAGGTTCCTCGCAACCGGCGTTCACGCCGGCAAAGCCTGCCGCTCCGGCAGAACCTGTGAACGCGTCTCCGTTTACGCAGTTCGATTTGCCGTCTACACTCGAAGACGAACCGCAACAGCCGGAACCGGCTCCCGCAAAGAGCGTGTTCGGAAATGAAATTGAAGACAAGCCTCAGTCCGTGGACAGCGCGTTCAATGACATCTTTGGCGAAGATGAACTTCCCGAAGAATTGCCGCCGTCTGCGCCCGCTGCTCCTGCCGCACCGCAACAAAAGGTGAACCTGGATACGTGGAACCCCGAACCTGCGGATGCGGGTGGGCTCTTCCAGAAGTCCGCTTCTGCCGACATGGGATTCGGTGCGAGCGAGGACTCGCTTACTCTTGAAGAACCGGCACCCGAAGTGAAGCCGGAAAAGACTCTTGACCTTCCTGCGGAAGATCCCGCCGACAAGCCCCAGAGCTTGGATAGCGCGTTTGCCGATATCTTCGGTGAAGACGAACTTCCCGAGGAACAGCCTGCGGCGAAGCCCGCGGAAAAACCGGCAATCGAAGAAAGCATGCTTTCGCTCGATGAACCGGCTCCCGCAAAGGCCGAAGTTTCCGATGAACTGGACCTCTCGGGCTGGGCTCCCGGTGGCAATGTCGCTGACGAACCGGCAGCCGAAGTGCCCGCTGTGGAACCGATAGCCGTGGAACCCGTTGTGGAACCGGCTCCCGCTGCTGCGCCTGAGGCTCCTGCCGCCGAAGCGAAGTCCGCATTCGACGGTGAAGGCTTCGGTATCGACAAGGCGTTCGATGAACTGTTTGCCGAGAAGGATGAACTTCCGGATGAATCCGCCGCCAAGACGGCCGCCGTGCCGACTTCTGATAAAGTAAGCGCCGTCGGAGTTGCCGAAAAGCCCGCCCAGAATGTGGCGATTGAAAAGGAAGAACTTGACCGCGAGATGGGTGCGGCATTCTCCTCGCTGTTTGCCGACGAAGACAAGTTTGTCCCCGAAGACAAGCCCGCGGTTGAAGCCCCGACTCAGGAAGATACGGGCGCGAAGATCGAGGAGGCTCCTCTTGCGGATGTCGCTCTCGAAGCCGATCTCGACAAGTCCTTCAACAACCTGTTTGGCGAAGACTCTCTGCCCGATGAATCTGCGGCAAAGACTTCCGCTCCTGCGGTAAATGCGACCGTGGCTCCGGCTGCGCCTGCCGCCGATCCGATTCCCGAACTTTCTAGCCGGTCGTCCGATTTGGAAAGCCTCGAATCCGAATTCTCCGGGGCGTTCAAGCAGTTGTTCAATACCGATGACGATTCCCTGGACGAAAAGCCCGTGCCTCCGAGCAACAAGGGCGTCGACTTCCTGATGTCGGGCGATTCCGACGATGAAGTTTCCGCTGGGCTCGTTACCGACCCGACAGCGCCTTTGGACAAGTTGCCCCCCGATATTGACGAGAGTTTGAATACGCCGACGCTTGCCGAAATCTATTTTGAACAGGGACTTTACGGGAAGGCTCTGGATATTTACCAGGATTTGGCCCGCAAGGAACCCGGAAACAAGGCCATCGCGCAGCGCTTGGCCGAGATAGAGGCAGCTTACCAGAACAGGTTCGGAGGTGGCATTAATGGCAGATCTTAA
- a CDS encoding endonuclease: MINAFKPMRCAVVFAFSLVAIFATYSEARVDPTAAPQHYNYRDASKQLRRVYYGELQETLYCGCRYDDKKNVDFSSCDFKPRENPNRKSFKRAERIEWEHMVTAHNMGHFLPCWKDGGRKNCSVNDTTFKLMEGDMHNLYPAIGEINGDRSNFMYSQWTNNPEPMYGACKTIVDFKEKKAQPREEARGIIARASFYMEKTYGVKLSNQDRKLFEAWDKMYPVTEKECERDRRIFKVQGNHNPFVYEKCPH, from the coding sequence ATGATTAACGCCTTCAAGCCCATGCGTTGCGCCGTCGTTTTTGCGTTTTCCTTGGTCGCGATTTTTGCGACGTACTCCGAAGCGCGCGTCGACCCGACGGCGGCCCCGCAACACTACAACTACCGCGACGCGAGCAAGCAATTGCGACGCGTGTACTACGGCGAGCTGCAAGAGACTCTCTATTGCGGCTGCAGATACGACGACAAGAAGAACGTCGACTTTTCGAGTTGCGACTTCAAACCGCGCGAAAACCCGAACCGCAAAAGTTTCAAGCGCGCCGAACGCATCGAATGGGAGCACATGGTAACGGCCCACAACATGGGGCACTTTCTGCCCTGCTGGAAGGACGGAGGCCGCAAAAACTGCAGCGTAAACGACACCACGTTCAAGCTGATGGAAGGCGACATGCACAACCTCTACCCCGCCATCGGCGAAATCAACGGCGACCGCAGCAACTTCATGTACAGCCAGTGGACCAACAATCCCGAACCCATGTACGGCGCCTGCAAGACCATCGTCGACTTCAAAGAAAAGAAGGCGCAGCCCCGCGAAGAAGCCCGCGGAATCATCGCCCGCGCCAGTTTCTACATGGAAAAGACCTACGGCGTAAAGCTTTCGAACCAGGACCGCAAACTATTCGAAGCCTGGGACAAGATGTACCCCGTCACGGAAAAGGAATGCGAGCGTGACCGCCGTATCTTCAAGGTACAAGGCAACCACAATCCCTTCGTGTACGAAAAATGCCCGCATTGA
- a CDS encoding OmpA family protein has translation MKMKNLFAISAFAASLCFAEDAAPAAEATEVAQPSVVETCVASLDAAAKDIPANAIAAKYTLAAAKAAVANLEAAFKDDPESEETQALAAKCDIYAKIVTAQAETQKYRNHTASNWEKRAATARSIEAIQEQISQARSGKVNDLEAEKAKMKDQEARLQAEMQQNQEKFQAEAAAKEAALKAASEREANLQKQQADLQKQQADLQKQLEAEKKALAEERAKAEARQAEAMNKLNELQSKLIQVTKDARGIILSMSDILFDVNKASLKADLKTSLAKVAGILSVYQQFNVSIEGNTDNTGSEEHNMKLSQQRADNVMKFLVDQGIDAGRLTAKGLGMSMPIADNKTKEGRQKNRRVDLVIQDKALQQNVEPAAEAAEPAAAPEAK, from the coding sequence ATGAAGATGAAGAACCTGTTTGCCATTAGCGCATTTGCCGCATCCCTCTGCTTTGCCGAAGATGCTGCTCCGGCTGCCGAAGCCACTGAAGTTGCCCAGCCGAGCGTTGTTGAAACCTGCGTTGCCTCGCTCGATGCCGCTGCTAAGGATATTCCTGCGAATGCGATTGCTGCAAAGTATACTCTTGCCGCCGCCAAGGCTGCCGTCGCTAACCTGGAAGCCGCCTTCAAGGACGATCCTGAATCGGAAGAAACTCAGGCTCTTGCTGCCAAGTGCGATATCTATGCGAAGATCGTGACGGCCCAGGCCGAAACGCAGAAGTATCGCAACCATACCGCATCGAACTGGGAAAAGCGCGCCGCCACGGCCCGCTCCATCGAAGCTATCCAGGAACAGATTAGCCAGGCCCGTAGCGGTAAGGTGAACGACCTCGAAGCCGAAAAGGCCAAGATGAAGGACCAGGAAGCCCGCCTCCAGGCCGAAATGCAGCAGAACCAGGAAAAGTTCCAGGCTGAAGCCGCCGCCAAGGAAGCCGCCCTCAAGGCCGCCAGCGAACGCGAAGCCAACCTCCAGAAGCAGCAGGCCGACTTGCAGAAGCAGCAGGCTGACCTGCAGAAGCAGCTCGAGGCCGAAAAGAAGGCTCTCGCCGAGGAACGCGCCAAGGCCGAAGCTCGCCAGGCCGAAGCCATGAACAAGCTGAACGAACTCCAGTCCAAGCTCATCCAGGTGACGAAGGACGCTCGCGGTATTATCCTCTCCATGAGCGATATCCTGTTCGACGTGAACAAGGCTTCCCTCAAGGCCGACCTCAAGACGAGCCTTGCTAAGGTTGCCGGTATCCTTTCCGTGTACCAGCAGTTCAACGTCTCTATTGAAGGTAACACCGACAACACGGGTTCCGAAGAGCACAACATGAAGCTCTCGCAGCAGCGTGCCGACAACGTGATGAAGTTCCTCGTGGACCAGGGTATCGACGCTGGCCGCCTTACCGCCAAGGGTCTCGGCATGAGCATGCCGATTGCCGACAACAAGACGAAGGAAGGCCGCCAGAAGAACCGCCGCGTGGACCTCGTTATCCAGGACAAGGCCCTGCAGCAGAACGTCGAACCGGCTGCCGAAGCTGCTGAACCGGCTGCCGCTCCCGAAGCGAAGTAG
- the xseA gene encoding exodeoxyribonuclease VII large subunit — protein sequence MDQPVRTFSVMQYMTSIRNKLAETPAVWVHGVITRLTEKGKVVYISIADFEEGNVKPIATVDLTCFAGQFAALRAKTETAATPFTIKEQLKVCLQIKAEVYIPSGKLQAKILDIDPVYTLGELALTRMAILKRLASEGLLEKNKLLPLPLMPLCIGLITGENTAAYKDFTTRLDASPFKFRVVPVFATMQGNSTEASVLNALETLRDNDEIDIVCIVRGGGAKTDLNYFDSEALCRAVANYPIPVFTGIGHEIDRSLLDEVAGVYCITPTDCAKRIVEIAMESWSKLIETAKEIANATRLTLANCTQQLNSAGLRLSQKVSARIQAEKTKHALIRANLQKDTRFVLRDEFARIDRNAEGLKQGSRKILDLEKTRFELIETKVKGVDPQNIIAKGYTLTLDKNGKFVRNAAQLAPGDLLQTRFKDGTVESVVR from the coding sequence ATGGACCAGCCCGTACGCACATTCTCGGTCATGCAGTACATGACATCGATCCGGAACAAGCTTGCCGAAACTCCGGCGGTTTGGGTGCACGGGGTCATCACCCGCCTCACGGAAAAAGGCAAGGTCGTCTACATCAGCATCGCGGATTTCGAGGAAGGCAACGTCAAGCCCATCGCGACCGTAGACCTCACCTGCTTCGCGGGCCAGTTTGCGGCCCTCCGCGCCAAAACGGAAACCGCGGCGACGCCATTCACCATCAAGGAACAACTCAAGGTCTGCCTCCAGATCAAGGCGGAAGTCTATATCCCGAGCGGAAAACTGCAGGCCAAGATTCTCGACATCGACCCGGTCTACACGCTCGGTGAACTCGCCCTCACGCGCATGGCCATATTGAAGCGGCTAGCGAGCGAAGGCCTGCTCGAAAAGAACAAGTTGCTCCCCCTGCCCCTGATGCCGTTATGCATCGGGCTCATCACCGGCGAAAACACCGCGGCCTACAAGGATTTTACCACAAGGCTCGACGCCTCGCCTTTCAAGTTCAGGGTCGTGCCCGTATTCGCCACCATGCAAGGGAACTCCACCGAGGCAAGCGTACTCAACGCGCTCGAAACCCTGCGCGACAACGACGAAATCGACATCGTGTGCATCGTGCGCGGAGGCGGCGCGAAGACGGACTTGAACTACTTCGACAGCGAAGCGCTCTGCCGCGCGGTAGCGAACTACCCCATCCCGGTATTCACGGGCATCGGGCACGAAATCGACCGGAGCCTGCTCGACGAGGTGGCGGGAGTCTACTGCATCACGCCGACGGATTGCGCCAAGCGCATTGTCGAAATTGCGATGGAGAGCTGGAGCAAGCTTATAGAGACGGCAAAAGAAATTGCAAACGCCACGAGGCTCACGCTTGCCAACTGCACGCAGCAACTGAACAGCGCGGGACTGCGGCTCAGTCAAAAAGTTTCCGCACGCATCCAGGCCGAAAAGACAAAGCACGCCCTTATCCGCGCCAACCTCCAGAAAGACACGAGGTTCGTGCTGCGCGACGAATTCGCACGCATCGACCGCAATGCGGAAGGCTTGAAGCAGGGTTCGCGCAAGATTCTCGACCTCGAGAAAACGCGCTTCGAGCTCATCGAAACGAAAGTCAAGGGCGTAGATCCGCAGAACATCATCGCCAAAGGCTACACGCTCACGCTCGACAAGAACGGCAAGTTCGTCCGCAATGCGGCTCAGCTCGCTCCGGGCGACCTTTTGCAAACGCGCTTCAAGGACGGAACCGTAGAATCCGTCGTGCGTTAA
- a CDS encoding type IV pilus twitching motility protein PilT, translating to MADLKIEQLLRAMVEYKASDLHIRAGVPPIYRINGSLTKLFETRVDSAMMDSFLDDIMNRDQKQRFEANKECDFAVGARDMGRFRVNVFRQRGTIAMVIRHIKAKIPAFEELHLPDVIRDMALTRRGLVLVTGTTGSGKSTTLASMLDYINQTEPVNIITVEDPIEYLYRDNMAIISQREIGVDTLSYANALRAALRQDPDVLLVGEIRDLETMQIALTAADTGHMVFATIHTTNATETIQRVLSMYPPHQHDEIRILLSEVLAGIISLRLLPTADGKGRVPAAEVLVNTAAIKEYIRDKDKLSMVEHAIAEGHMQYRSQTFDQALLELYRTEQITLETAMNAATNKDDFDLKVRGISGTSDRGWM from the coding sequence ATGGCAGATCTTAAGATTGAACAGTTGTTGCGTGCGATGGTGGAATACAAGGCTTCGGACTTGCATATCCGTGCCGGCGTTCCGCCTATTTACCGTATCAACGGCTCTTTGACTAAGTTGTTCGAAACCCGAGTCGATTCGGCCATGATGGATTCCTTCCTGGACGATATCATGAACCGCGACCAGAAGCAGCGTTTCGAGGCGAACAAGGAATGCGACTTCGCCGTGGGCGCCCGCGATATGGGCCGTTTCCGTGTGAACGTTTTCCGCCAGCGCGGTACCATCGCTATGGTTATCCGCCATATCAAGGCCAAGATTCCCGCGTTCGAGGAACTTCATTTGCCCGATGTCATTCGCGACATGGCGCTTACGCGCCGCGGTCTCGTGCTTGTTACGGGTACGACGGGTTCGGGTAAATCGACGACGCTCGCTTCCATGCTGGATTACATCAACCAGACGGAACCGGTGAACATTATTACGGTTGAAGACCCTATCGAATACCTGTATCGCGACAATATGGCGATTATTTCGCAGCGTGAAATTGGCGTGGATACGCTTTCGTATGCGAACGCGCTGCGTGCAGCCTTGCGTCAGGATCCGGACGTGCTCCTGGTGGGCGAAATCCGTGATCTCGAGACGATGCAGATTGCGCTTACCGCCGCCGATACGGGCCACATGGTGTTCGCGACTATCCATACGACGAACGCGACTGAAACTATCCAGCGTGTGCTCTCGATGTATCCGCCGCACCAGCACGATGAAATCCGTATCCTTCTTTCCGAAGTGCTTGCGGGTATTATCTCGCTCCGCCTTTTGCCGACTGCCGATGGCAAGGGCCGCGTGCCCGCAGCCGAGGTGCTCGTGAATACGGCCGCCATTAAGGAATACATCCGCGACAAGGATAAGCTTTCGATGGTGGAACACGCCATTGCCGAAGGCCACATGCAGTACCGCAGCCAGACATTCGACCAGGCTTTGCTCGAACTCTACAGGACGGAACAGATTACGTTGGAAACGGCTATGAATGCGGCGACCAACAAGGACGATTTCGACCTCAAGGTTCGCGGTATTTCAGGCACGTCCGACCGCGGCTGGATGTAG
- a CDS encoding glycosyltransferase has protein sequence MYSCSVIIVAYNSCDFIPACLKSVRDACAGIDSQIIVLDNGSKEPILPEIKKFFPEVLWLNSEENLGFGRGCNFAEKQATKPYLFFINPDTVVSRDSFTKVLDFMEEHPESGTVGCRILNEDGSIQWACRRSFPTIVSAVSKTIGLAALFPKNKLLASYNMTYADPDEVTEVDAISGSFFCMRRDVYEKLNGFDEDFFMYGEDLDLCFRTKQMGLKNYYTPVTNILHFKGQSCRTRRWGSYVDFYKAMLIFVRKHKDLYFVPNFLVSFGILFAAFVGMFSRLIPKFWKMFLDLGVIAVWALVFLPGLGNDGCIFTPIKESIGVITTFEDWWLVGLVAIINMVFLVFRGEYTESSLKGEKFLRYLVPLNLLAVGGYEVFRYFSQFSYGPGDRSTIYSSIGWCAYVVCSSLLIPLALLAWRRVAFWINYFYRIFAKKRHRSILLGGREDSLSTWFDSYNVIPGIEILGCVSGEPDKISEENRQHLLGPLSDMESICNRTGCRELLVVSNFSGYREDFNMEWLEKLGLKVFLLIGNGKNGNFALVDLKYLR, from the coding sequence TAGTCCTCGATAATGGTTCCAAGGAACCGATCCTGCCCGAAATCAAGAAGTTTTTCCCGGAGGTCCTCTGGCTGAATTCCGAGGAAAATCTGGGGTTCGGCAGGGGGTGCAATTTTGCGGAAAAGCAGGCGACAAAGCCTTACCTGTTCTTTATCAATCCCGATACGGTCGTTTCGCGTGATTCCTTTACCAAGGTGCTCGACTTCATGGAGGAGCATCCGGAATCGGGTACGGTGGGGTGCCGCATCCTGAATGAGGATGGTTCCATCCAGTGGGCCTGCCGCCGTTCTTTCCCGACGATTGTCTCGGCGGTTTCCAAGACCATCGGGCTTGCCGCTCTGTTCCCGAAGAACAAGTTGCTCGCCTCGTACAACATGACGTATGCGGATCCTGATGAGGTTACTGAGGTCGATGCCATTAGTGGCTCGTTCTTCTGCATGCGTCGCGACGTGTATGAGAAGCTCAACGGCTTCGACGAAGATTTCTTCATGTACGGCGAGGATTTGGACCTTTGTTTCCGCACGAAGCAGATGGGTCTCAAGAACTACTACACGCCGGTCACGAACATCCTGCATTTTAAGGGCCAAAGCTGCCGTACACGCCGTTGGGGGTCTTACGTGGACTTCTACAAGGCGATGCTCATCTTTGTGAGAAAGCACAAGGACCTTTACTTTGTTCCGAATTTCCTCGTGTCGTTCGGTATCCTGTTTGCGGCGTTCGTGGGCATGTTCTCTCGCCTGATTCCGAAGTTCTGGAAGATGTTCCTCGATCTGGGTGTGATTGCAGTGTGGGCTCTTGTGTTTTTGCCCGGCTTGGGAAACGATGGATGCATTTTTACACCCATTAAGGAATCCATAGGGGTGATAACGACGTTTGAAGACTGGTGGCTTGTCGGCTTGGTCGCTATTATTAATATGGTCTTTCTTGTTTTCCGTGGGGAATACACAGAATCCAGCCTCAAGGGCGAAAAGTTCTTGCGGTACCTTGTGCCGCTGAACCTTCTTGCCGTTGGGGGGTATGAGGTGTTCCGTTACTTTTCCCAATTTTCTTATGGCCCGGGAGACAGGTCTACAATCTATTCCAGTATTGGGTGGTGCGCCTATGTCGTCTGTTCCAGCCTCCTTATCCCGCTAGCGCTTCTCGCTTGGCGCCGCGTCGCATTTTGGATAAACTATTTTTACCGCATATTCGCCAAGAAGCGCCACCGTTCCATCTTGCTTGGCGGCCGTGAAGATTCCCTGTCGACCTGGTTCGATAGCTACAACGTGATTCCGGGAATCGAAATTCTTGGTTGCGTGAGCGGCGAACCCGACAAGATTAGCGAAGAAAACCGTCAGCACCTCCTGGGGCCGCTTTCGGATATGGAATCCATTTGCAACCGTACCGGTTGCCGCGAACTCCTGGTCGTCTCGAATTTTTCGGGTTATCGCGAGGATTTCAACATGGAATGGCTCGAAAAACTGGGCCTGAAGGTGTTTTTGCTCATAGGAAACGGCAAAAACGGCAATTTTGCCCTCGTAGACCTCAAATATTTGCGCTAA
- a CDS encoding type II toxin-antitoxin system Phd/YefM family antitoxin — MAKTVTAMEARQNFGNLLNQVSLQQEEVVIERAGKPLARLVNVDSPDRGGKLDFRDIGKLPNGIWEER, encoded by the coding sequence ATGGCAAAGACCGTTACCGCCATGGAGGCGAGGCAGAACTTCGGGAACCTCCTGAACCAAGTCTCGCTCCAGCAGGAAGAAGTCGTAATCGAGCGTGCCGGCAAACCGCTGGCCCGCCTCGTGAACGTCGACTCCCCGGATCGTGGCGGTAAACTGGACTTCCGCGATATCGGCAAGCTCCCGAACGGAATTTGGGAAGAGCGCTAG
- a CDS encoding Trm112 family protein, translating into MFDSKLLDILCCPETREKLSLADDALLGLLNGAVSAGTLKNAAGEKISEPLAEVLVNAGGTRAYIVRDGIPVLLADEAIPLPLEG; encoded by the coding sequence ATGTTCGATTCTAAACTTTTGGATATTCTCTGCTGCCCTGAAACTAGGGAAAAGCTTTCTTTGGCGGATGACGCCCTTCTTGGTCTCCTGAACGGGGCCGTTTCCGCAGGTACTCTCAAGAACGCCGCTGGCGAAAAAATTTCAGAACCTCTGGCCGAAGTGCTAGTGAACGCGGGGGGCACTCGTGCCTACATCGTTCGCGATGGCATTCCGGTCCTTTTGGCTGACGAAGCTATTCCGCTTCCCTTGGAGGGATAA